TATTATTGTCTTCCCCTGTTCCTAGTCGTGTTCCACTACTGGATTCATTACATCAcagtaaataattaacaatttaacatcctattttataatactaatttcttaatatttgtatatattattcaGTTGTCAATGTAATTAGACAATTAGTTGTCGAGTGGGACTTATCCAATGGTGCAATTGCAAAGATGGCGTGAAAGTTATCCAAAAAAAGAGAGTGTGAAAGTAAAGTTATAATAAAGTGGTATATTTGTTTTACCAAATGGTCAAAGGGCGAGGATAAATAGGGAAGATATGAATGAAGTAAATGAGAGGAAGACAGAGAAAACAGGGTTTGTATTATTTGCGGGGCAAATGTCATGATTGAGATAACTGGCCTTGCTGACATAAAGTCATCATTGAACTTACACACCACTCCCACCCATTCTCTCTCCTTTCTATATAACCTCACACCCACACGGCCCCTCCTATCACTCCAAAACCTAAACTCCCCTTGCTTTTCTTACCATCTCCTTCaattctctctcactctcttttttctctcaccAAAACCTTTCACCCAATATCCTCAAACTACTACTTCTGATAAATTGCTAATTTTTATAAAGCTAGCTAGAGATGATGGTTCAAAAGGAAGATTTGGGTTTGAGTTTAAGCCTCAACTTCCCTCATCACAATACCCCAAATCCTCAACATCCGAGTCTCATGTCATCCTCTACTCATTCCTCTTCTCCTTCTGGTTGCAACCCTCAAAAACCCTCTTGGAACGAGGCTTTCACTTCTTCGGGTATGTactaaaaatctaaattttttctatttttcaaaaaaataaataaataaaaactttccCCTGTTTTTTAATTTGCATGCTAATGTTCCAGATCTGTTCAAGTTTCTCTCTTTATTTCCTACTCCCTCTCCATTCTCTCAATCACTTTGATTCAGCTTACCgggtgttatttttttttttttacagaaaacaaaaacttatttttaccCTTGTCTTTTATTCTCACCCTTCATTTTCAGTATCTTTAGCACCACCCTCTTTATTTATGCCGAACCAGAGATTCCAAATCCTTAAtatgcatgaatttttttttaaaaaaataatgatttttttcttttacatccaGATCGAAACTCCGACACATGCAGAGGCGAAACGCGATCGTTCCTGCGCGGAATCGACGTGAACCGGTTACCTTCCGCCGTGGACACCGAGGAGGAAACGGGAGTTTCGTCTCCGAACAGCACCGTCTCTAGCGTGAGTGGAAAACGTAGCGAGAGAGAAGAACCGAACGGCGAAGAACACGACATGGACAGAGCCTGTTCCCGCGGAATCAGCGACGAGGAAGACGCTGAAACCGCAAGGAAAAAACTTAGACTCTCCAAAGACCAATCCGCTATACTCGAAGAAAGCTTCAAAGAACACAACACCCTCAACCCCGTAAGCACAGCAAACACGACCTtaataatataacaataatactaattctcatatttttttggtaatacgacatatttataagaaacaagAGTAAAATAGGAATCCTGAAAATAGATTACTAATgggatttatttaatttaatgtttttgcaGAAGCAAAAATTGGCACTGGCGAAACAGCTAGGACTTCGACCTAGACAAGTGGAGGTGTGGTTCCAGAACAGAAGAGCAAGGTTAGTTACAAAATACAATGtcacaaaaatgaaataattcgatttaatataatgtttattttgtaatttgattttattgaaattaatttcagGACTAAGCTGAAGCAAACCGAGGTGGACTGCGAAGTATTGAAAAGGTGCTGCGAGAATCTGACGGAGGAAAATAGAAGGTTGCAGAAGGAGGTTCAGGAGCTTAGAGCACTGAAACTTTCCCCACAGTTTTACATGCAAATGACCCCACCCACGACGCTCACCATGTGCCCCTCTTGCGAGCGTGTGGCTGTTCCGTCCTCCGCCGTCGATGCTGCCACGCGTCATCATCCCATGGCCCAGGCCCAGGCCCAGGCCCAGATTCGGCACAGGCCCATTGGCCCGTGGGCTTCCGCCTCTCCCATTACGCACCGGCCGTTTGATGTCTTCCACCACTGATCTTGAGGGTGTTTTGGTCAttgtgaaattattattatttactattcTGGGCCTACTTGTACCACCGTGTAGGTGTGTAACCccaaaaggagagaaaaattggGGGAAACAGAAAGAGTGAGGGAGCGGTCGAAACAGCGTGCTGTGGAATTGTGCGGTCTAAGGATATGGTCATTAGAAGAAGGGATTTGGTGGGTCTCCAATGTTTTGTACCAGTTTGACCTatcatcttttgttttgttgggTATGACCTATATATTAGTTACTAGttaggtgtttttttttattcagtttATAGTATTACTTAACTTTTCCCCCTCTAAACAGAGACTTTGTGTAAAGTGCAATTATCTAGTTAAATTATATAGGGTTTGGTTCCCGTGGCCTATTTCACTTAATTGagatcattatttattattctttttgtcAAGATTTTATCATACCCATTTAAACAATTTGCTTtaagtatttatattttatgtgtattttatATTGAGACTCTTGAATACGTATTGGCGAAATATAAAAAgcttttataaaaagtaatGATAATCTAATATAGCTAGCTatctataaaacataaaattattgctcactgatttcaaaaataaaaaaattgtctattaATGAACCAAAAATGGATTTGTCTTCTCTATGCATTGCATCATATGTATTATTGCAAGAAAGATATGGAATTTTAAGAAGtaatttatcataatatttatgattttcatggtttttaataacttttacaaagtatgtttttaatttgggtttacaaaattgtaatatatatatatatatatatatatatatatatatatatattacattttaatgattttttttacacattcaGATAAGTATTTTACatgtatttcattttatatatttttataatagttgTATTATCATAAATGGATACACTATCATGAGATTTATGCATTATATATAGCCTATTCTCTTTTCTTGGTCCACTGATGGAAAATTGTTAAACACTACTCTGATAATGGGGGCGTTCTTAAATATTGgcattcaattatattttagtttcatgtttattatttgatgttaagtcaaattttcatttattgtttGGAAAATAAAGTTATTCATCAATGCCGAAAGGATccttgtttggtttttgaagATTTGGGATGACTTACTTTTAAGTTTGGGGTTTGAATAAGTCGTCGAAATAACTTTGTTTCCAAAAAATGGAAAACGTGAATGCATTATGTATGGAACATATGCTCATAGTGAAATGAAATAATTGTGATTTTCATTTTAGGGTGGGGTGGGCCCCTAGAGGTGGTGTTCAGGGGAAAGAGCTGAAGATGAATTTTTCAGGGAAAATTTAATTCgtttcttattcttattttacGGGTCAATGTAAACGGTGGAGTACCAGTCCTGGTCTAGGTCTATAAATAATGGGTTCAAATGTCTAAACGACCATTCAGTAATTTAAAGAATTCAGGACATTATGGGCCCAAACAACAATGGTTTTGCATAACAGGGTTCCTGTTTTCATGGGTTATGTTCCATTGATCAAATTGAAATAgataaacacaaacatataaAATCCAAGGATCGACGAAAGTCACGCCCAGTATTTAGTTTATTACGTAATTTTAGAATAGAATACAAGGAAGCCattttttcattcaatattttGGACTATAGTTGCTCAGTATATCAGTGTCTATTAAATTACATGGACTTGATGAATTTCCAAAACCAATTCAAACCAACTAGTGGGTtagtttgtgttgaattatTGGATTAAATTGATTCCAACTTGATTGAAATACATAATGGACAATTTAGTTCATCGGTTGAAAATAATTCAACCTAAGACTTTATATATGATGACTTGGGAATATGAACTTATTAGCCAAAGTTTGCACATATATAGTCTCAATCTCTGTCACAAACAAACACTTCCATGATTTCAGACTCTCAGCCACACCCTTCACCTACAAACTAATTTACACAGAATGACATCTCAACCTCAAGCCCATTTTAAGTTAATAACCATTTATTTGCCTACTCACTGTTGTTGCCATTCATACAAGTCACATAATCCATTATCCACTATAGTAGTACTAAGTCATTTGTTACCCACCCAGTCTAAGCTGTCATTCAACCTTATTTTCA
This region of Glycine soja cultivar W05 chromosome 17, ASM419377v2, whole genome shotgun sequence genomic DNA includes:
- the LOC114394142 gene encoding homeobox-leucine zipper protein HAT4-like; the protein is MMVQKEDLGLSLSLNFPHHNTPNPQHPSLMSSSTHSSSPSGCNPQKPSWNEAFTSSDRNSDTCRGETRSFLRGIDVNRLPSAVDTEEETGVSSPNSTVSSVSGKRSEREEPNGEEHDMDRACSRGISDEEDAETARKKLRLSKDQSAILEESFKEHNTLNPKQKLALAKQLGLRPRQVEVWFQNRRARTKLKQTEVDCEVLKRCCENLTEENRRLQKEVQELRALKLSPQFYMQMTPPTTLTMCPSCERVAVPSSAVDAATRHHPMAQAQAQAQIRHRPIGPWASASPITHRPFDVFHH